One genomic segment of Thunnus albacares chromosome 18, fThuAlb1.1, whole genome shotgun sequence includes these proteins:
- the LOC122968071 gene encoding astacin-like metalloendopeptidase, with product MLHLILAALLFTEYLKHVETGPIRESSKAFKENWFTRALHYMESYPETLEELMSKDSAVLEGDMMLSSDRNAVDRTWPTTQIPYVISQELASRTDDILSAMKMVSENTCVSFHKRTSETDYLLFKTSKGCASYVGFIGGEQGVFVGPPCIMGNIVHEILHALGFHHEHTRTDREQHITILPHNIMAGMERNFKKQQGETFELPYDVKSIMHYGSGFFSANGLPTIVPNVDVEEMGQRVKMTEMDIKRVRHLYSCDSTKKQTEKESSDVKKEDDTARYIMVHDVKTTNQSHDSANKPEKDHRHTTAAPSDSIKKLDAATGGRNKTNGEKL from the exons ATGCTGCATCTGATCCTTGCTGCACTTTTATTCACTGAATACCTCAAACATG TTGAAACCGGTCCTATACGGGAGTCCAGTAAAG CATTTAAAGAAAACTGGTTCACCAGGGCGTTGCATTATATGGAGTCCTACCCAGAAACTTTAGAAG AGCTAATGTCTAAGGACTCTGCAGTGTTGGAGGGTGACATGATGCTGTCA AGTGACAGGAATGCAGTAGACCGCACGTGGCCAACAACGCAGATACCGTACGTCATCAGTCAAGAGCTGG CCAGTCGGACAGACGACATCCTCTCTGCTATGAAGATGGTGTCAGAAAACACTTGCGTTTCCTTCCACAAGCGAACCTCTGAGACGGACTACCTGCTCTTCAAAACCAGCAAAGG CTGTGCTTCGTATGTGGGCTTCATCGGTGGTGAGCAGGGCGTATTCGTCGGGCCGCCGTGCATCATGGGTAACATCGTGCACGAGATCCTTCACGCTCTGGGCTTCCACCATGAGCACACGAGGACGGACCGCgaacaacacatcacaattCTCCCTCATAATATTATGGCAG GGATGGAGAGAAACTTCAAAAAGCAACAAGGCGAAACCTTTGAACTTCCTTATGATGTAAAGTCTATCATGCACTATGGAAG TGGCTTTTTTTCAGCTAACGGCCTGCCCACCATCGTACCAAACGTTGACGTGGAGGAGATGGGACAGAGAGTCAAAATGACAGAGATGGACATCAAGAGAGTTCGTCACCTCTACAGCTGTG ACTCCACaaaaaagcagacagagaagGAAAGCAGTGACGTTAAGAAGGAGGACGATACAGCCAGATACATAATGGTCCATGATGTGAAGACGACCAACCAGAGTCACGATTCAGCCAACAAACCAGAGAAGGATCACCGTCATACGACTGCAGCTCCATCTGACTCAATAAAGAAACTCGATGCTGCCACTGGAGGGCGCAATAAGACCAACGGAGAAAAACTgtga